The Corythoichthys intestinalis isolate RoL2023-P3 chromosome 1, ASM3026506v1, whole genome shotgun sequence genomic interval gtgtgagtCTTTttaggtttcaaaaggttcccattcagtgCGGATAATGGCCAAAAAAAAGCCCTACTACTGAGGAAGCATTGGACTTACAGgaaatgagtaaacatcgtattttgtattatgtcaaatactgggatcatggcacacgttttaatacggaggtagcTTGCAATTTGTGGCTGATTATCCACCGAGAATTCCACTCGGCCGAGAACCAGCGGcttgtcacccccccccccccccaccatacttggcttattgccctcttcgtgtggccagtgttctgtcaaattttcaaccccatcagaaattgcaactttttgttaaaaatggccgcgaatccaGCGATTacgaagtaaacactacaaactttctcgaaataaaggactatttacttacgtttgatcatggacggacatgtagaaaagttctcctcagaaacatcctgccatgttagctgcacaacaactgcacggcgTTCTCGTAtgactctctcactgtttatgtcttcgccgtgtagtaaagcattattttacgccatattcgtgttgaccgtgtggcagctacgtgctcctccatcttcggccggtttgtcaggcggtcattgtccagctgctgccCCGCAAACAAGCCCTCCTTCCGCAGCAGTGAAACGACGAGCTCCAACTTGCTCGAGGCCGGGCTGGTTGCTTATCGGCGAAGACGATTGACAACCCTGCCaccgtgtgaaatgatccgggctagttttgtgtgattttttgcttCGAAGAGCGAAAAtaactttgagacgtcactcggcccgggttagcatgtcggctagctgtcacgcctcttggtttgtttacattctccgaagctggagcagggaaatgacaaaagccggactaactacggtggcataaaatatcgttggggaggtgcgacagtaaaggtgaagtctacagttttgaccattatggagtaattgtgccatgtcgtactgaataaatgcatttttaatatttaatatccctttatttagcaattggggaacaatacttggataaaaaaaatatcctgtaaaaatattggagtggagagaatgaaacaatgacattttgctgcgctcttcgtcgcatttttctcgttctgaataattccccctcaatgggctgaattctaaatcagatgaaaccatgaccctgccgacgtcatcctcctgttggggacgctagagcactaCAATGGTagacgtggctaaacggcagattaaaagactaatttctcgtcatctgcgctttgacaaattgttgtatatagtcgaatcatctcaaaatatgattctaattaacataataatgctatttaagacttttttaaaatcctgtcgtatgaagaaaaaaaaagtgtcctttaaAATGTTACTGATGGCCGTAACCAGAGAAaacaataatttagcttttattaaTGTTGTATCaatttatacatatatttgtaattatatataaaaaaaattttttttttaattcttttgtatattaattatttaaaaatatcagTACATTTGctaatatttaagttttttttaatgaccaaaaatagtcacttgtcaTATGAAATGTTGAAGGTCTtcagtgtcaacttttgaattgtTGTCCTATAGTGACCACTGATTTCTGAAAAATAAATGGGCAATTTGCACTCTTTAATACGCAACCATCTTTCACGTGAAGGTAATTTATAGTAGAATCCTGGATTTACTGTATACAACGAtagcatccaattcatttaaaccgggAGGACTGGCTTTGAATGCTTATGTTTAAGTGCTATTAACGGCGCTCAAGGTCCAATCAGTTTACTTTTGAGGATTGGTTCGGCAGCAAATGATCgcccggtcaaaatggattgcacgtctagccccgtcaattgcagccagtgatttaaatacaggaTTAACGCTGCCAATGTGTGCGCAATTACGCACCGCTGCGCGCACTGGATTGCAGCGAAAAGCAAAACAAGTGCAAAACGAAATCAAAACATCAAGCTAAACTTGTGAGGCGCTTCCCCAATGGACGAGAAGCTTCAGCTTGCTCCTGCAGTCGGGTCTCATGAGGCAGTAGATGACGGGGTTGAGGCAGCTGTTGGCATGGGCCAAGCACACGGTGAGCGGGAACACGTAGGTGTGCGCCACATAGTACGTTCTGTCCCATTTGGCGGCGTTGAGCTTGACCAGAACGCTCCACAGGGTGACTGCGTGGTTGGGCATCCAGCAGAGGAAGAAGGACAGCACGACGATGGTGACAGACTTGGTGACTCGTGACGTCCTTTTAGGATTGCTGGTCGTCATGCTTCTGTTGCGGATCAAGCGCAAAAGCTTGACGTAGCTGACGGACACCACAGAAATGGGTACCACGAAGCCCACCAGGATCTTGTGGATGTGGTAGACCGCCAGCCAGGCTTGACCGCCGGGGAACTTGAGCAAACACAGGGTTTCTCCGGTCACGTGGCTAACGGTGGAAAAGATGGACGTGGGTAACGTGGCCGCGCTGGCAAGGATCCAAATCAGGGCGCAGGTCCATTTGTCCGAGCGGGACCCGCGGTGGGACTCGCTGCGCTTGAGAGCCGACGCAAGTGACAAGTATCTGGTGACGCTCATGGCCGTGAGGAAGAAGACGCTGGCGTACATGTTCATCACGGTGACGGAAAGCACCGCTTTGCACATGGCGTCCCCGAAGGGCCAGCTGAAATCCAGAGCCGTGTCCGCAGCCCAGAAGGGCAGCGTCAGCACGAACTGCAGGTCGGTCAGTGCCAAGTTCAGCACAAAAAAGTTCATCCGGGACGTCTTGCGCTCCTGTTTGGGTCCCAGCAAGAAGAAAACCAGAAGGTTGCCCACCAGACCCACGGCGCACACCAGGGAGTAAACCGAGCAGATCAGGACGCGGAGGAGCGGACTACCATCCGCCACCACGTCGATGTCCTCCAGGGTGACAAAAGTGGAGTTGTCGGCCCAAAAGTCGGTGTTGTTGTCTTCGCTCATGGCTCGGCTCCTGCAGGCGCACGCCCGAGCCGCTGCTCTAATGGTTGGATTGGAGCTCGCTGCCTGCGTAATTCTGCACGAATCCCGAGGATTTATTCCGCAAGCTCGAAGCCCTCCCTTCTCCCACAAACAACAGAGCATCTCCCCACATACATATTGACAGCCACTGTgaggacaaaaaacaaaaaaggatctcgtccataggcggagtttgacttttggggccggggggcacaatatgttgatgaccccaaaacgcagtgtcagcaataaaattgattTACAAGAACATTTAAAATAATAGGTCGACAatgagcgcccccccccccccatcattcttgaggggaattctaaatcaggctgcttaggcaatactttttgccaagattgtcatccattgaatttggtacgcccgccggtgtcttgccaatgtagctaccacagtcaaaaattgtgtcccctaggcggagccatatggaggtagatttgggtctttattattcaatcaaaaaagttttttcaatttaaaaaaaaaaaaaaaaaagttattttgatCAAAATATTTTCAACTAGAAAAAGTCGCTTCCATCAAAAAATTGtggttgaatgcaaaaataaatttgaaactcaagaaactaaagaaaaatgcatgtgaaagctatttttctttgattaatttttataataattattatttttgattgaagcaactcttTGATTCGAGtaatgatttgtgtttgggacacattttggcttttattctctttattattcaatcaaaaaataaattgcttaaaaaatatatagattttcaaaaagaaaaatcacttcaatcaaaaaaagaaattttttaatcagagaaataagtttttgaatgcgaaaaaaaaaattctgattgaaaaattttgcatttgaacatttaatttttcattgaaaaagcaatcctttttttgtttgggccatattatgattaggatatTTGTGTGTTAAACATTCAATCAATATTTTTTCGATCAAAgaaataaatcatttaaaaaaatatgttttctctaatatataatctatattttttaaattacatgcaAAGCAAACAACCGTTTAAGgtgcttgaaaaataatttcgacccacgataaaaatattttttttgttcatttaattcatttttggtccagttttattgcttaacaacttatatagatatgtatatacagtatataggaaagtcaattacatgcaatgacacttttcggccacgggggggcctggcccccactTAAAATCCGCTAATGATCTCGTCctatttaaccctttcagtgACAGTGGTCACTACCAATGGTCATTTACCCCCCTTTCTAGATGTCCCTGTTGGCCTGCCTCAAGGGTCAATACTTGGCCCACTGTTATTTTCTATGTatattaaagggtatgaaaacgcaaagggggtgtgagacatcaatagaaccgttgtgtgccaagataacaaatattgataaagttaacaaaaaatcaatcacattaatgagcaattatcgaaaacagatcgaaaatgacaaacatttccgaaagtgttccggaaacagccgaatggggcggcgacgtcactacaagtgaatgaaagtcgaggcggagccaggtgccattgttttttatcgacgggtttgtttgaccaaaacatcactaaaacggttcaaaactgctgtgctatgtggtgtacaaatagctatttatcggaatatagtatccatgagttcccgaacgcgaaaaaaaaagctggactacgcagacaatgggtaaagttcgtccgtgcaaagagggctaattttccagacccagcctccggcacggttttgtgtggtgcgcattttccacctgaaagcttctcgaactatggacaagtgaaatcgggttttgctaaaagattgctgctcaaagcagatgcggtgcccgccATACACGCACAGCCACCTAAGTGTCCCAAGACACGAAGAAAGAGGACGAAGACTgccactgatgagaccacctcaccattccaggcaaagcaaaggagggtagTTGCTAAgctggaaatggccagagtgagtactcttctataataaaaaaaatatcactcattggatacaggactggacgcatgtataaattataaataaaagcaataatatataatattttacattttacatattgtaacgaatcgggttataaTGTGGCGGCGGGTGTTTGCATATGTTTctgaatgcaccgcatgacgtaaaggggtgagggaggtgcgggagagcgagggaCGTGCCTTCCTGTGTTTACGTTTGTTCTGGCGGGTGATATGTGCGTTggctgcggcagacagcagttgTGTTGTTCAATAAGTTCCcacaaataaagaattgcaatcTGATTCAACGGTTGAATATTATCAacgttacaatattttaatatttattgctcccctcaatgaccgtttcattacgctgcattggcgttcgtttgggctcaaattggtatccTAAAACACCAATTAAAGCTTCGCAACTCTCCTCGTCGCCACTAGATGAACAtttgttacgtccttctacgtcggatttgtCGCtggaactagaaacgaaattgtctgccatcatctccgccattcagtattaaagcactgagcctttttcttgttgaagaaacacccctcactgtcaattctgaattctcttttattggcaacgaggggtgtttcttcatgagggaacctggaatatgtgcagagcaggacgaacacaatgcaacagcataaacagctcaaaacacccctaattctcccctcactagaaggaattatattgatgtagacaggcgctgcccccctagtggccggtggcactcgcttcacttgtaatgacgtcacgcacacaatctgccagatctcgggcgccggtcgttttagcttgacaatcgatccaaatttctctcattttcttgtgtgtaattacacgaagtggcatgatatgaatacaaaaggcatgcgtttatggataaatgatggaatattaacatttccccAGGAGTTGACATACCCTTTAATGACTTGCCAAATTCATGCGTAAATATGGAATTACAAATGTACGCCGACGATGCAGTCTTCATTAGTGCAAAAAATATTCAAGACGCAGCCTCTGTTCTCTCATTAGCG includes:
- the LOC130921841 gene encoding relaxin-3 receptor 1-like, giving the protein MLCCLWEKGGLRACGINPRDSCRITQAASSNPTIRAAARACACRSRAMSEDNNTDFWADNSTFVTLEDIDVVADGSPLLRVLICSVYSLVCAVGLVGNLLVFFLLGPKQERKTSRMNFFVLNLALTDLQFVLTLPFWAADTALDFSWPFGDAMCKAVLSVTVMNMYASVFFLTAMSVTRYLSLASALKRSESHRGSRSDKWTCALIWILASAATLPTSIFSTVSHVTGETLCLLKFPGGQAWLAVYHIHKILVGFVVPISVVSVSYVKLLRLIRNRSMTTSNPKRTSRVTKSVTIVVLSFFLCWMPNHAVTLWSVLVKLNAAKWDRTYYVAHTYVFPLTVCLAHANSCLNPVIYCLMRPDCRSKLKLLVHWGSASQV